A region of Bacillus cabrialesii DNA encodes the following proteins:
- the bglH gene encoding aryl-phospho-beta-d-glucosidase — protein MSSNAKRFPEGFLWGGAVAANQVEGAYNEGGKGLSTADVSPNGIMSPFDESMTSLNLYHTGIDFYHRYKEDIALFAEMGFKAFRTSIAWTRIFPNGDEKEPNEEGLTFYDKLFDELLKHHIEPVVTISHYEMPIGLVKNYGGWKNRKVIEFYERYAKTVFQRYQHKVKYWMTFNEINVVLHAPFTGGGLVFEEGENKRNAMYQAAHHQFVASALAVKAGHEIIPDSKIGCMIAATTTYPMTSKPEDVFAAMENERKTLFFSDVQARGAYPGYMKRYLAENNIEIEMAEGDEELLKEHTVDYIGFSYYMSMAASTDPKDLAKSGGNLLGGVKNPYLKSSEWGWQIDPKGLRITLNTLYDRYQKPLFIVENGLGAVDKVEEDGTIQDDYRINYLRDHLIEAREAIADGVELIGYTSWGPIDLVSASTAEMKKRYGYIYVDRDNEGNGTLNRTKKKSFSWYQQAIATNGESL, from the coding sequence ATGAGTTCAAATGCAAAACGATTTCCAGAAGGATTTTTATGGGGCGGCGCGGTTGCTGCCAACCAGGTTGAAGGTGCTTATAACGAGGGCGGCAAGGGGCTCTCGACAGCTGACGTATCGCCGAACGGCATCATGTCCCCATTTGATGAATCGATGACTTCCTTGAATCTGTATCACACCGGAATTGATTTTTATCATCGCTATAAAGAGGATATCGCCTTGTTTGCAGAAATGGGGTTCAAGGCATTCCGCACATCGATTGCGTGGACGAGAATTTTTCCGAATGGCGATGAAAAGGAGCCGAATGAAGAGGGCCTCACATTTTATGACAAGCTGTTTGATGAACTGTTAAAGCATCATATTGAGCCTGTCGTAACCATTTCTCATTATGAAATGCCGATCGGTTTAGTAAAGAATTATGGCGGCTGGAAGAACCGCAAAGTCATCGAGTTTTATGAACGCTATGCCAAAACTGTATTCCAACGCTATCAACACAAAGTGAAGTACTGGATGACCTTCAACGAAATTAACGTGGTGCTCCATGCGCCGTTTACCGGCGGGGGCCTTGTTTTTGAAGAAGGAGAAAACAAACGAAACGCGATGTATCAGGCGGCACACCACCAATTTGTGGCCAGTGCTCTTGCTGTCAAAGCGGGTCACGAGATCATCCCTGATTCGAAAATCGGCTGTATGATAGCGGCAACGACAACCTATCCGATGACATCTAAGCCGGAGGATGTTTTCGCGGCAATGGAGAATGAGCGCAAAACACTTTTCTTCTCAGATGTTCAGGCGCGAGGCGCGTACCCGGGATATATGAAACGCTATCTGGCGGAAAACAATATTGAAATTGAAATGGCTGAAGGCGATGAAGAGCTCTTGAAAGAACATACGGTGGATTACATCGGATTCAGCTACTACATGTCGATGGCGGCAAGCACCGATCCAAAAGATCTTGCGAAATCAGGAGGAAACCTTTTGGGCGGAGTCAAAAATCCTTATCTGAAATCATCAGAATGGGGCTGGCAGATTGATCCGAAAGGCTTGCGCATCACGCTCAACACCTTATATGACCGCTATCAGAAGCCTCTTTTCATCGTTGAAAACGGCCTTGGCGCTGTAGACAAAGTTGAGGAAGACGGCACCATTCAGGACGATTACAGAATCAACTATCTCCGTGATCATCTAATTGAAGCGCGGGAAGCCATTGCGGACGGCGTGGAGTTAATCGGCTACACATCTTGGGGGCCAATTGACCTTGTCAGCGCATCCACTGCGGAAATGAAAAAGCGCTACGGCTACATTTATGTGGACCGGGACAATGAAGGAAACGGAACATTAAACCGCACCAAGAAAAAAAGCTTCAGCTGGTATCAGCAGGCCATCGCTACAAACGGGGAGAGTCTCTGA
- the bglP gene encoding PTS beta-glucoside transporter subunit IIABC, which translates to MDYDKLSKDILQLVGGEDNVQRVIHCMTRLRFNLHDNSKADRSQLEQLSGVMGTNVSGEQFQIIIGNDVPKVYQAMLRHSNLSDEKSAGSSSQKKNVLSAVFDVISGVFTPILPAIAGAGMIKGLVALAVTFGWMAEKSQIHVILTAVGDGAFYFLPLLLAMSAARKFGSNPYVAAAIAASILHPDLTALLGAGKPISFIGLPVTAATYSSTVIPILLAIWIASYVEKWIDRFTHSSLKLIVVPTLTLLIVVPLTLITVGPLGAILGEYLSAGVNYLFDHAGLVAMILLAGTFSLIIMTGMHYAFVPIMINNIAQNGHDYILPAMFLANMGQAGASFAVFLRSRNKKFKSLALTTSITALMGITEPAMYGVNMRLKKPFAAALIGGAAGGAFYGMTGVASYIVGGNAGLPSIPVFIGPTFIYAMIGLVIAFAAGTAAAYLIGFEDVPSDGGERPAVGKSDEGGGEIIHSPIKGEVKALSEVNDGVFSAGIMGKGFAIEPEEGEVVSPVRGSVTTVFKTKHAIGITSDQGAEILIHIGLDTVKLEGQWFTAHVKEGDKVTPGDPLVSFDLEQIKAAGYDVITPVIVTNTDQYAFSPVKEIGKVQTKEALLALS; encoded by the coding sequence ATGGATTATGATAAATTATCGAAGGACATATTACAACTCGTAGGCGGTGAAGACAACGTTCAGCGCGTGATTCACTGCATGACGAGGCTGCGTTTTAATCTTCATGACAATTCGAAGGCGGATCGCAGTCAGTTGGAGCAGCTGTCGGGGGTGATGGGCACCAATGTCAGCGGCGAGCAGTTTCAAATTATTATCGGGAACGATGTGCCGAAGGTGTATCAGGCGATGCTGCGGCACAGCAATCTCAGTGATGAAAAGAGCGCTGGTTCATCCTCTCAGAAAAAGAATGTACTGAGTGCGGTCTTTGATGTGATTTCTGGTGTGTTTACCCCGATTCTGCCTGCGATTGCGGGAGCGGGGATGATCAAAGGGCTTGTCGCGCTAGCGGTTACGTTTGGCTGGATGGCGGAGAAGAGCCAGATCCATGTCATTTTGACGGCTGTCGGTGACGGCGCGTTCTACTTTCTGCCGCTCCTGCTTGCGATGAGTGCGGCGAGAAAATTCGGAAGCAATCCATACGTAGCGGCGGCCATTGCGGCGTCGATTCTGCATCCGGATTTGACGGCGCTGCTTGGTGCGGGGAAACCGATTTCCTTTATCGGGCTTCCTGTAACCGCTGCTACTTATTCGTCAACCGTCATTCCGATTTTGCTGGCGATTTGGATCGCTTCATACGTGGAAAAGTGGATTGATCGTTTCACACACTCCTCTCTCAAATTGATTGTGGTTCCGACATTGACTTTACTGATTGTCGTACCGCTTACATTGATTACAGTCGGTCCGCTTGGTGCTATTTTAGGAGAATACTTGTCTGCTGGCGTGAATTATTTATTTGATCATGCAGGGCTTGTGGCGATGATTTTGCTTGCGGGAACGTTCTCTTTAATCATTATGACGGGCATGCATTATGCCTTTGTGCCGATCATGATCAACAACATCGCTCAAAACGGACACGATTATATACTTCCGGCTATGTTTTTGGCGAATATGGGGCAGGCCGGGGCATCATTTGCCGTCTTCCTTCGCTCCAGAAATAAAAAGTTTAAATCACTTGCGCTTACCACAAGCATAACGGCGCTGATGGGGATTACAGAACCCGCGATGTACGGTGTGAATATGCGTTTGAAAAAACCGTTTGCGGCCGCTTTGATTGGCGGTGCAGCCGGTGGCGCGTTTTACGGTATGACGGGTGTTGCTTCCTATATTGTCGGAGGGAATGCGGGTCTGCCGAGTATCCCTGTCTTTATCGGCCCGACGTTTATTTACGCGATGATCGGTCTTGTTATTGCTTTTGCGGCCGGAACAGCAGCTGCGTATTTGATTGGATTCGAGGATGTACCGTCTGACGGCGGCGAGCGGCCGGCTGTAGGAAAAAGTGATGAAGGCGGCGGAGAAATCATTCACAGCCCGATTAAAGGAGAAGTAAAAGCATTAAGCGAAGTGAATGATGGAGTGTTTTCTGCCGGGATCATGGGAAAAGGGTTTGCCATTGAGCCCGAAGAAGGAGAAGTCGTTTCACCCGTTCGCGGAAGCGTTACCACTGTTTTTAAAACAAAACACGCCATTGGCATTACGAGTGATCAGGGAGCTGAAATCCTCATACACATTGGGCTGGACACGGTGAAGCTCGAGGGACAATGGTTCACGGCTCACGTCAAAGAAGGCGACAAGGTTACACCGGGCGATCCGCTCGTGTCCTTTGATCTGGAACAAATCAAAGCCGCGGGATATGACGTCATTACCCCGGTGATCGTGACCAACACAGACCAATATGCGTTTTCGCCGGTGAAAGAAATCGGCAAAGTGCAGACAAAAGAAGCGTTGCTTGCTTTATCCTAA
- a CDS encoding ribonuclease YeeF family protein, giving the protein MKTLDVHALHEGIQHTIEKLDKQKQQLEKLEKSVEHLASMKDALKGKGGDAIRTFYEECHKPFLLFFGMFIDEYKKVLKQTQHAISSVESDSHGMIAEAFLSHDARHGVKHAREVTEQLTDAVNRQTSAIGHIVSLPTVNDSFFRMETEQAERLISDTLNKLFQFDGQQTQALETAKSDFQTMKKYIDQLETMYTGPKIEITGYKSGSILKSKEEENINQTLGAINPQMKQADDSPMEMMLKKLEKHKQSNVDTVVKDGKQQRIEREIHADDSNVTVLQKEAAAHPKVYGDIRVINDKLYNHKGLKKIDTIQVIDELESDTASMDYVGGKYYVYENGQIVREFYAGGKKRLEEVSYIPEDKVGGAKSLDSFLAGTQYEFIEWVSPQGAIKKLAVRGGKRVVTDVAKHVTEKEIKGEVNKVASKGTGEIGWNMSKGGGEINGRKYSQHALERMAPDIPEVKATLTSRAIKKAEEIGYKPQTKEFSDFIKKYVDPRNISPSVIEDAIMNTKKIPGNRSGTFVHETLDVKVIINEAGDVITVIPK; this is encoded by the coding sequence TTGAAAACATTAGATGTCCACGCTCTTCACGAGGGCATTCAGCATACGATTGAGAAACTGGACAAGCAAAAACAGCAGCTGGAGAAGCTGGAAAAAAGCGTTGAGCACCTGGCAAGCATGAAGGACGCGCTAAAAGGAAAAGGAGGAGATGCCATCCGGACCTTCTACGAGGAGTGCCACAAGCCTTTTCTCCTTTTCTTTGGCATGTTTATCGATGAATACAAAAAAGTGCTGAAACAAACACAGCATGCGATTTCCTCTGTAGAATCTGATTCCCACGGCATGATCGCAGAGGCTTTTCTCTCACACGACGCAAGACACGGGGTCAAGCATGCACGAGAAGTGACAGAGCAGCTCACTGACGCAGTCAATCGCCAGACATCAGCCATCGGCCACATCGTCAGCCTGCCGACAGTCAATGACTCCTTTTTCCGGATGGAAACAGAACAGGCTGAGCGACTGATTTCAGACACCCTGAATAAGCTCTTTCAATTTGACGGCCAGCAAACCCAAGCACTAGAAACAGCAAAATCAGATTTTCAAACGATGAAAAAATACATTGATCAGCTCGAAACGATGTACACCGGGCCAAAAATTGAAATCACAGGCTACAAAAGCGGCTCCATCCTGAAATCAAAGGAAGAAGAAAACATCAACCAAACCTTGGGCGCCATTAACCCGCAAATGAAGCAGGCGGATGATTCACCGATGGAGATGATGTTGAAGAAGCTAGAGAAACATAAGCAGTCCAACGTTGATACCGTGGTGAAGGATGGCAAACAACAGAGGATCGAGCGCGAGATTCATGCTGATGACAGTAACGTAACAGTTCTGCAGAAAGAAGCAGCAGCTCACCCGAAAGTCTATGGAGACATACGGGTGATAAATGATAAACTGTATAATCATAAAGGATTAAAAAAGATAGATACGATTCAAGTGATTGACGAGCTAGAAAGTGATACTGCAAGCATGGACTACGTCGGCGGCAAATATTATGTATATGAAAACGGCCAAATCGTAAGAGAATTCTACGCTGGAGGGAAAAAGCGGCTAGAAGAAGTGTCTTACATACCAGAGGATAAAGTAGGCGGAGCTAAGTCACTGGATTCATTTCTTGCCGGAACCCAATATGAATTTATTGAGTGGGTAAGTCCTCAGGGCGCTATTAAAAAATTGGCGGTCCGAGGCGGGAAGCGTGTTGTCACAGATGTGGCTAAACATGTTACGGAGAAGGAAATTAAGGGTGAAGTTAATAAAGTTGCTTCTAAGGGTACGGGTGAAATTGGTTGGAACATGTCAAAAGGCGGAGGAGAAATAAATGGAAGAAAGTATTCTCAGCATGCTTTGGAAAGAATGGCACCTGATATTCCTGAAGTAAAAGCTACTTTAACAAGTAGAGCAATTAAAAAAGCTGAAGAAATAGGATATAAACCACAAACAAAAGAATTTAGTGATTTTATCAAAAAATATGTTGACCCAAGAAATATTTCACCTTCAGTTATTGAAGACGCTATAATGAATACGAAAAAGATACCTGGTAATAGAAGCGGAACGTTTGTTCATGAAACACTGGATGTCAAAGTAATAATAAATGAAGCAGGCGATGTTATCACAGTTATACCGAAATAA
- a CDS encoding YwqI/YxiC family protein: MAQEIKMVYGTVKQGLSQLKNSAELKSSVPGHLSGRNHLNVVKSIEQLNEDIKELTEAYASVLAKHIAQTESAVNAMKETDENISSSMK; the protein is encoded by the coding sequence ATGGCACAGGAAATTAAAATGGTCTATGGCACAGTGAAGCAAGGGCTCTCACAGCTCAAGAATTCAGCTGAACTCAAGTCCTCCGTGCCCGGCCATCTCTCAGGCAGAAATCATTTAAACGTTGTAAAGTCCATCGAGCAATTAAATGAGGACATCAAAGAACTCACTGAAGCATATGCGTCCGTTCTGGCCAAGCATATCGCACAAACGGAAAGCGCGGTAAACGCCATGAAGGAAACGGACGAAAACATATCATCTTCCATGAAATAA
- a CDS encoding YwqH-like family protein, protein MHSEMLLHSVKANLHEKQEQIHQLKRVLHEIRQIKHEFSEAQHLIHRPHLNREAWRGTHAERFEDIREGMNKAYQQIKNDQVSGIIESIEGKIDSLEGEIYSIRRQITRIEHEIEKEKHKK, encoded by the coding sequence ATGCATAGTGAAATGTTGTTACATTCGGTAAAAGCCAACTTACATGAAAAGCAGGAACAAATCCATCAGTTAAAACGAGTGCTGCACGAAATCAGGCAAATCAAACATGAATTTTCCGAGGCCCAGCATCTCATTCACCGGCCTCATCTTAACCGGGAGGCATGGAGAGGAACACATGCTGAGAGGTTTGAAGATATTCGTGAAGGAATGAACAAAGCATATCAGCAAATCAAAAACGATCAAGTCAGCGGAATCATCGAAAGCATCGAAGGAAAAATCGACTCATTAGAGGGCGAAATATATTCCATCAGACGCCAAATCACGAGAATAGAGCATGAAATAGAGAAGGAAAAACATAAAAAGTGA